The Sulfurimonas aquatica genomic sequence GTAATTTTCCCCTTTTTCTAGTACTACAACTTTATATCCTGCGTTTGAAAGTTCATATGCTATAGGAGAGCCTCCCGCACCACTTCCAATGATACAGACATCATACTTCATAGGTAGACCTTTTTTGGACTAGGTTTTCCACCCTCATAAGCCAACCATTTCCAAGCAGCTTCATTTTTGTCTCCTCTATAGATGGGGTCACCCAGTGTCGCTTCAAGAATGTATTGCATCATATACCTTATCCAACTCTCACCCCAGTCTGTTTTTGCAATAGATTGAAGTACTTTTTGGCGATTTAAATCGGAGAGTTTTATGTATGTTGTTTTAAAAAGTAGAAGTGCTTCTTCATTGAGCCATTTAACGCCATTTTTTAAAAAATCTTTATCTTCTTGAGTAATTCGTGAGTGGTTAAAGACTATCTTCATATAGTCTGCTGTATCGATATTTAATTCTTTTGCTTTTGGAAAAAGATCCTTATGAACTACCCTGATAGTATCATGAAGAGTAACTATGCCAAACACATCACACCCGTTCATAATAACAACGCCACTAGAGAAAAAACCCAACTTCATAAAAGTTCTTCGAGAGTTCATCCAATACATATCTAGTCTATAGATCTTCTAGGAGTGAGTGAAAAAATGACTTCTTTTTCTTTGGTTTGTATGCAGACGTTCGCTCATCAACAAAATCAGGGTCACCCTTCTCAAATTGTTCTTTAGAAACTTTTTGTATATGCTTAGGCGGTTTTACTTCTTTGACAAAACCATTACTTTTTGAGCCCATGGCTCCATGAGGGATACACATAGGATCCTCCTTTGACTCTATTTAACATTATTATATCTCAAATCTGTGTATAAACTGTGCATAAATTTTAATACAAGTATGAAAATATAACCGATCCATATTTATGGTTTCCCTTCTCTTTTTTAAACTTTTTAGAGTTTATAGTGTATATAAAATCAAGTTCGTACTTTTCATACCTTGCACTAAAACCAAATGAAGCATTTGCCACAAAAGGCTCTTTTTCGACTGAATGACTATCAGTAAGCAGATTTCCATCAAGTAGCATACTTTTTACAACTGCCTCTCCTGCTAATGTGAGGTTAAGAGTGTAACTAATATCTTTTTCATCTAAGCACAAGCAATCTTTTTTGATTGGAATACCATTTTCTCCACCAATATCTATAGAAGAAGAACCAAAGTCCTCTGCTGGATTTAGCCCTATACGCATGAGTATTCCTGTTCTTGCATATGTTTTCACATTTCCTATGCCTACTTCACCAAAGGGAATATAACTCTGTTCAAACCACCCTATTGGCTCAGGGGTATAACGCCACTTATGCTGGTATATAAGGTTAAGTCCAAGCTCATCTTCAAGCTGGTTGTCCCATCCTTTTGGAGAGTCTATACTGATGAGTGAGTGTAAAGCTTTTTGAAACTGTTCAGCTCCAGAAGCTCTGCCTCCTACAACTCCTACCTGCATCACTAAAGAGTCTAACTCTGCAGGACAGCTATAGTGCATTCCAAGCTCAAGATATGTCCAACCCGAGTAGGGTCTCTCATCTAACACAACTTCTGTAGATTCTGTATCTTTGGGTGTATAGATTTGCTGTGCAACTGCAACTGAGAAGAAAGTTGAGTCTTCATCTGATTTTAAAAATGGAATCTCTATAAAATCAGGCTCATCTGATGGTAGATAGTAAACATTTGAGAGTTTATAACCGCCTGTATACTCATTATCAGTCTCGGCAAAAGTATCATTTTCAAAATAGAGGTTGAATCTCTTTAGAGTCCATGTAGAGCTATCAGCAAAAAGAGATAAATTCATAATCAATAATAAGAGAATACTATTTCTTAATTTCATGCTCAATTATAACTCATTTAAGTTTTAAAAACTAATCTTCTTTGTCTTTAAATAAAAACCTATCGAGTGAAAAACTACCTGCTCCATGAGATAAAAAGAGAAACAGAAATAACATATAATAAAGTGGTATTTCATAACCATTATCTCCCGCTGAGAAGCCATGAGGGAGGTGGACTGTTACTATTGCCACTATCATCACAACTATAAGTGGTAAGGATATAGCTCTTGTAAATAATCCTAAAGTTAGTAAAAGCACACCTAATGCTTCTGTACTAGCTGCCATATAAGCGTTTAACGTTGGAAATGGAATGCCCATAGAGCCAAACCAAGTAGCAACTGACTCTATACCACTCCACTTCATTTTAGCAGGTTCATAAAATCCATAAGCAACAACTAGCCTTGCTAATAACAGGCTAAATGATTTAGCGTAACTTGTCACTCTCGTAAACTCTAGATAAAAATCTTTGCACTTCATAATGCACTCCTTAAAATAGCTTTAACACAATCTTACTCTTTGGCTGTGCAAAGTTTGTGTACAAAACTAAACGGATATAATATCTTTAATTCTGCCTTACACAGTTGATGCACAATCTTTTTGCTATACTACATCATATAATAATCACACCCTTTAGAATACTTATTTGGAGAACATCGTGAAACAATTCTTTTTAATGACACTGACACTTTATTGTAACTTACTCTTTGCAAGCAAGGTAGAGCTAGAAATTCTAGGTGCGGGTGGACCAGAAATAGATGGAATGGCTAGCTCTTCATATATACTATGGGTAGATAATGAAGCAAGACTTATTGTAGATATGGGAAGTGGTTCACTACTAAACTTTGAAAAATCAGGTGCAAAGATAGAAACACTTGAAGCCGTTGTACTAACTCACTTACATATAGATCATTGTGTTGACTTACCTGCATTTGTCAAGGCTGGCTATTTTACTTCAAGACGAAAGTCTTTAGATATATTGGGGCCAGATGGTGGAGTAATGTTTCCATCAACTACTGCCTATGTAGAGACACTTTTTGGTAAGAATGGTGCATATAGATACATGCATGATGTTCTAACTCCACAAAGTGAATCATTTGAGATAAAACCTTATGACATCAAAAAAAGGACCTCAAGAGAGTATCCAAGTTTTAAACTCTCATTTATAAAAGTGCCCCATGGCCCAGTCCCATCATTAGCATTAAAGATAGATATTCAAGGAAAAATTATCATCATAAGTGGTGATACAAATAATGAAAGTGGTATGCTAGAGGAGTTTGCTAAAAATGCAGATCTTTTTGTAGCAGATCATGCCGTACCTGAAACAGCTGAGGGACATGCAACAAAACTTCATATGTCTCCATCCATCATTGCCAAGATTGCTAAAACCGCTAACGTTAAAAAGGTTGTTTTAACGCATAGAATGAATAGAACGCTAAGAGTTGAACAGAGAAGTATGATGATAATAAATAAAATATATTCTAAAGAGATTCTGTTTGGAGAAGATAGAATGAAGTTGAAGATTTAAAAAGAGTAGAGCGGGAAGATTAACTTCCGCACTTTCCTTTACCGCATTTACTAGCTGGAGCTTTTTTCGCACCACCACATTTACTTTTTATTGCCTTTTTATTACAAGAAGTACATTTTGGATTCACTTTAGTATCTGTACAGATACAATTCTTGTTTTTCATGGCTTTTCCACATTTACCACTATCGCCACATTTCATTGACTTTGCTTTTTTAGCTTTACCACATTTTCCGCTGTCGCCACACTTCATAGCTTTAGCATTTTTGCCATTGCCACACTTTGCAACACCACACTTTGCTTCTTGTGCATTAAGTGATACAGCCCCTAAACCCATAAATAGTGCTGCACCGAGTAGCATAGCAACCATGTTTAACTTTTTCATTTTCATTTCCTTGAATGTGAGATTTTAAGTATTATACTTATGAAGTGTGTAATGTTTGTGCATACTCACTTAAGAGCTAAATATGCTACACTTCGACAATACAAAAAGGAGCTTACCTTGATAGCAAAAGTAAAAAAATATGCAACAACAAACACTCTTGTAATAGTTGGTATACTTCTGGGTGCTCTCTTTGGTAGCATTTTACCAGAACTTGCACTCAAACAAAAAGTTTTAGGTACTGCATTTGTTTACTTTTTAAAGATGCTAGTAGTTCCTCTTGTTTTTTCAAGTATCTATGTTGCTATCTTAGGTCTTGGCTCAGTCGAACACCTCAAACGCATGGGATTAAAGACTATAGGGCTCTATCTTCTCACTACCACATTAGCAGTTTTAACTGCAATAATTGCTATGAATATATTTCATATTGGTGAGCATGTAAGTAGTGCAGGTTTAGAATTTTCACAAGCATCAACTCTTGCTCCTTTTTCTTTTGAGAGTATGATTTTAAGTTTTATCCCCACCAACATCTTTCATGCGTTAAGTAGTGGTTCTATGATGCAGATCATAGTTTTTGCTATTTTATTTGGTGTGGCGTCTTTGTATCTTTCAAAAAGTCAACAGGAGCCAATGATAAATCTCTTTACTTCAGTGAGTGAAGCGATGCTTAAAATGGCTGAGTGGGTTATTTTACTGACCCCTATAGGTGTTTTCTCGCTTATCTCTTATGTCATAGCTGAACAAGGGATAGAAGTTATCTTTGGTCTATACAAGTACATCTTAGTCGTAGTTGGCGTTATACTTTTTCATGCACTTTTTACTCTGCCTGCTGTGCTAAGATTATTTACAAAGATAAATCCATACAGATATCTCTCTGATGTTAGAGAAGCACCTATCATGGCCTTTTCAACTGCCTCTTCTGCTGCTACTCTTCCTGTATCTATGAGAGTAGTCGAAGAGATGGGAGGAGTCGATAAGAAAAATGCCTCTTTCGTTCTTCCTTTGGGTGCGACAGTCTCTATGGATGGGACAGCTGCATATCTGAGTGTCGCTGTTTTATACATAGCAAATCTAGCGGGAGTTCCTCTTAGCTTTGGCGATCAGGTTTTACTTGGCGTTACAGTAGTAGCTCTTAGTGTAGGTGTAGCAGCACTCCCTAGTGCTTCACTTGTTATGATGGTAGTTATCTTAAATCAAATCGGTCTACCTGTAGAATATATGGCTCTCATCGTTGCCGTTGATAGAATCTTAGACATGTGTAGAACTTCACTAAATGTGACGTCTGATCTTATAGTTACTAAAATAATTGACGAATATGAAAAACGAAGATAGACTCTACCAATACCTCTTAGCTCTGGCTATGCTCTTTTGGGGTGGAGGTTGGACCGCACTGAAAATTTTAACCTATGAGCTACCTATGGACGTTATCATCTTTTGGCGTTTCTTTTTGATGACTCTCTCGTTCATACCTATTTTATACTTTTTTAAAATGCCAATAAAGTTAAACCTACACTCTATAAAGTATATAGCAAGTAGTTCAGTTTTAAATATCTCTTTTATGGTCTCTTCATTTTTAGGCATAAAGTATGGATTTGCGGGTGCCGGGAGTGTTATCATCACTTCACTTAGTCCCATTATGACCTTCTTGCTTGTTTTGGTTTTGTTTAGAAAAAGAGTTGAGACTCTGCAGCAGTTTGGATTGGCGTTAGGTGTTGTTGGAGGGTTTATCATTTTACAGCTTAATGATTTAAGCCTCTTTTTTAATGGTTCAAACACATACTTTTTACTTTGTGCCATAATCTGGGCTGGTGTTACTGTGCTATCTCAACACTCTCAAAAACATATACATCCAGTTCACTATAGTTTTTTTATATCTCTCATCGCAACTTTTGCTTCATTTATATATGCGTTTAATTCTAATCTTTTAGCCGTTTTTGAGCAAGGTCTTATCTTTTGGATAGCACTTATATATCTCGCTGTCTTTGGTCAAACCGTTGCAACTACCATATTTTACATGGCTTCTGGGAAGTTAGGGAGTGAGAAAACAAGCTCTTTTATGTTTTTAGTTCCGGTGTTTGCGCTTTTAAGTGCTTGGATAGTACTTGATGAACCCTTCCAATTACACATAATAATTGGTGGATTCATAAGTATTCTAGCTGTTATGTTTATAAATAAGCGAAAAACTACTTAACTAGTTTATTTTGCTATAATCAAAGCAAATAGATAAGGTGGGAAATATGAAAAAAGTTATTTTGGGTATGTTTTTGGTTTTTAGTTTGAATCTTCATGCAGATTTGGGAAGTGATGCAATCAAAGAGTATAGATGGGGAAATGAGACAAAAGCAGCCACTATGTTTGAAGAAGCATGTAACAGCGGTGATGATCAAGCTTGTTACAATCTTGGGGTACTCCATGCAAGTGTAAGAGGATATCAACGCGACTTTAGAGTTGCCGCTCACTACTACAAAAAAGCATGTGACAACAACTATGGAGATGCTTGTGCTAACCTTGGCGTTTTGTATGACAACGGCGAAGATGTACAAAGAAACTATAAATATGCAAGAGTACTTTTCTCAAAAGCTTGTAAACTTGGAAATCAAACGGGATGCCATAATCTTGGAGTGATTTATGAAAAAGGAAAAGGTGTAGAGACTGACTATGCAAAGGCTAGAAAATACTATAATACTTCTTGCCAAAATAATGTAGGACAAGGATGCTATAACCTTGGCTATCTTTACAAAAAAGGTAAAGGTGTTAGACAAGACCTTAGTATTGCCAAAGAGCTTTATGGAAAAGCATGTGATTTAGGAAACTCAAATGGGTGTCGAAAATATAGAAGATTGAATGAGGATGGTGTTATTTAACATCTCTTTAATATCATTTTATGTAATATTTATTATTTAAAATACATATACAAGGATATATAAATGAAAAAAATACTCATTTTAGGCGGTGGTTTTGCTGGTTTAGACAGTGCCATCCATCTTAGAAAAATGGACTATGATGTTACACTTGTAAGCGATAGAGACTATTTTTATATATATCCTACTTCTATCTGGATACCTACTAGAGAGAGTGAATTTAAAGACATATGTGTAGACTTAAATGCCCTTCAAAAAGCTCACGGCTTTAAACTTCTCATAGATAAAGTAGAGAGCATAAACGCCAAACAAAATAGAGTAACTCTCACAAGCTCGAAAGTTTTAGATGATTATGACTATCTTATTCTCGCAATGGGTGCTTCAAAGATGAAACACAAGGGCATGGAGAATACTCTTTCCATCTGTGGAGCTCCAGAACAGTCACTTCAAATACGAGATGAGCTTGATAGACTTATAGAAAGAGGAAGTGGAAAGATTGCTATGGGCTTTGGTGGTAATCCAAATGATACTTCGGCAGTTCGTGGTGGACCTGGCTTTGAGCTTATGTTTAACGTTCATAACATGCTCAAGAAAAAAGGAATAAGAGAAAACTTTGAACTGACTTTCTTTGCTCCAATGCCAGAACCAGGCAAGCGTTTAGGACCAAAAGCACTGAAGATGATGGATAAGATGTTTAACTCTCTTGGTATCAAGCAACACTTT encodes the following:
- a CDS encoding MBL fold metallo-hydrolase, producing MKQFFLMTLTLYCNLLFASKVELEILGAGGPEIDGMASSSYILWVDNEARLIVDMGSGSLLNFEKSGAKIETLEAVVLTHLHIDHCVDLPAFVKAGYFTSRRKSLDILGPDGGVMFPSTTAYVETLFGKNGAYRYMHDVLTPQSESFEIKPYDIKKRTSREYPSFKLSFIKVPHGPVPSLALKIDIQGKIIIISGDTNNESGMLEEFAKNADLFVADHAVPETAEGHATKLHMSPSIIAKIAKTANVKKVVLTHRMNRTLRVEQRSMMIINKIYSKEILFGEDRMKLKI
- a CDS encoding gluconate 2-dehydrogenase subunit 3 family protein, with amino-acid sequence MKLGFFSSGVVIMNGCDVFGIVTLHDTIRVVHKDLFPKAKELNIDTADYMKIVFNHSRITQEDKDFLKNGVKWLNEEALLLFKTTYIKLSDLNRQKVLQSIAKTDWGESWIRYMMQYILEATLGDPIYRGDKNEAAWKWLAYEGGKPSPKKVYL
- a CDS encoding DMT family transporter, which produces MKNEDRLYQYLLALAMLFWGGGWTALKILTYELPMDVIIFWRFFLMTLSFIPILYFFKMPIKLNLHSIKYIASSSVLNISFMVSSFLGIKYGFAGAGSVIITSLSPIMTFLLVLVLFRKRVETLQQFGLALGVVGGFIILQLNDLSLFFNGSNTYFLLCAIIWAGVTVLSQHSQKHIHPVHYSFFISLIATFASFIYAFNSNLLAVFEQGLIFWIALIYLAVFGQTVATTIFYMASGKLGSEKTSSFMFLVPVFALLSAWIVLDEPFQLHIIIGGFISILAVMFINKRKTT
- a CDS encoding dicarboxylate/amino acid:cation symporter, whose protein sequence is MIAKVKKYATTNTLVIVGILLGALFGSILPELALKQKVLGTAFVYFLKMLVVPLVFSSIYVAILGLGSVEHLKRMGLKTIGLYLLTTTLAVLTAIIAMNIFHIGEHVSSAGLEFSQASTLAPFSFESMILSFIPTNIFHALSSGSMMQIIVFAILFGVASLYLSKSQQEPMINLFTSVSEAMLKMAEWVILLTPIGVFSLISYVIAEQGIEVIFGLYKYILVVVGVILFHALFTLPAVLRLFTKINPYRYLSDVREAPIMAFSTASSAATLPVSMRVVEEMGGVDKKNASFVLPLGATVSMDGTAAYLSVAVLYIANLAGVPLSFGDQVLLGVTVVALSVGVAALPSASLVMMVVILNQIGLPVEYMALIVAVDRILDMCRTSLNVTSDLIVTKIIDEYEKRR
- a CDS encoding NAD(P)/FAD-dependent oxidoreductase, which codes for MKKILILGGGFAGLDSAIHLRKMDYDVTLVSDRDYFYIYPTSIWIPTRESEFKDICVDLNALQKAHGFKLLIDKVESINAKQNRVTLTSSKVLDDYDYLILAMGASKMKHKGMENTLSICGAPEQSLQIRDELDRLIERGSGKIAMGFGGNPNDTSAVRGGPGFELMFNVHNMLKKKGIRENFELTFFAPMPEPGKRLGPKALKMMDKMFNSLGIKQHFGKKMKMFEKDGIIFEDDSKLEVDFTMFIPAGDGHQVIKDSDLPTNNAGFVKTDDYSCVLSEDETQSNIYAIGDIASLEGYDWRAKQGHIAEVMAKNVAFNIVSRDKGLSNFKGYHKHLNILCMMDTGNGAALFYRDDKKAYMIPMPIFGHWIKKGWGNYCRLSKLGKMPRIKGM
- a CDS encoding lipid A deacylase LpxR family protein, producing MKLRNSILLLLIMNLSLFADSSTWTLKRFNLYFENDTFAETDNEYTGGYKLSNVYYLPSDEPDFIEIPFLKSDEDSTFFSVAVAQQIYTPKDTESTEVVLDERPYSGWTYLELGMHYSCPAELDSLVMQVGVVGGRASGAEQFQKALHSLISIDSPKGWDNQLEDELGLNLIYQHKWRYTPEPIGWFEQSYIPFGEVGIGNVKTYARTGILMRIGLNPAEDFGSSSIDIGGENGIPIKKDCLCLDEKDISYTLNLTLAGEAVVKSMLLDGNLLTDSHSVEKEPFVANASFGFSARYEKYELDFIYTINSKKFKKEKGNHKYGSVIFSYLY
- a CDS encoding tetratricopeptide repeat protein, which gives rise to MKKVILGMFLVFSLNLHADLGSDAIKEYRWGNETKAATMFEEACNSGDDQACYNLGVLHASVRGYQRDFRVAAHYYKKACDNNYGDACANLGVLYDNGEDVQRNYKYARVLFSKACKLGNQTGCHNLGVIYEKGKGVETDYAKARKYYNTSCQNNVGQGCYNLGYLYKKGKGVRQDLSIAKELYGKACDLGNSNGCRKYRRLNEDGVI
- a CDS encoding HvfX family Cu-binding RiPP maturation protein, which translates into the protein MKCKDFYLEFTRVTSYAKSFSLLLARLVVAYGFYEPAKMKWSGIESVATWFGSMGIPFPTLNAYMAASTEALGVLLLTLGLFTRAISLPLIVVMIVAIVTVHLPHGFSAGDNGYEIPLYYMLFLFLFLSHGAGSFSLDRFLFKDKED